From the genome of Perca flavescens isolate YP-PL-M2 chromosome 12, PFLA_1.0, whole genome shotgun sequence, one region includes:
- the LOC114565549 gene encoding sentrin-specific protease 2 isoform X3: MLSCDPPSFNPINLSQMHRTQSHRSKAKYLKRKKGFLSSVKGVSHLSRRTKRRLCCKLQLWMWRKRREKCRFGLFRAKKRACGISPSPCLRVKTQSLKNESKVPVYHTNLENSVITSALVSPFGCDTGGSEDTLRGQNCLLKLCESVSLSESLIASSSLQNLVTDSNVSAGIINQIMPTAMVPSQKTETLIQLSETTTPLKLPCTVKDLLSTDRDACWLTTNFKEPRTMVPAQRLEVDGPSGQFTAASPGQDQAANTDTDERITSKRAASSQTDLSLLTKDIHEFLDDFYRIYGSFIPLQKRDVSRHLERKFNTDFSDRKNAIFSEVAKYRTAIAQKPVPSYQVVYKKHTLTLDDLSTLADQNWLNDQVMNMYGELIMESAHHKVHFLNSFFHRQLMTKGYDGVKRWTKQVDLFSKCLLVVPIHLEVHWCLVTADMVKKKICLYDSQGNALQKNILKYLLSEAKEKKQTDFESGWAVSFDEIIPQQSNENDCGVFVLEYSRCLALAKPLQFSQKDIPKIRKRIYKELCDCKLHEEG, from the exons ATGCTCTCATGTGACCCTCCATCGTTCAATCCAATCAATCTCTCCCAGATGCACCGAACACAGAGCCACCGAAGCAAAGCAAAATACCTCAAGAGAAAAAAGGGATTCCTGTCTTCAGTCAAAGGAGTTTCTCATCTCTCCAGGCGAACCAAGAGACGCTTATGTTGTAAATTACAGCTTTGGATGTGGAGGAAGCGGAGGGAAAAATGCCGTTTTGGTTTATTCAGAGCAAAGAAAAGAGCTTGTGGGATCAGCCCCAGCCCCTGCCTCCGTGTAAAGACACAATCACTGAAAAATGAAAGCAAAGTCCCAGTTTATCACACAAACCTTGAAAATTCAGTCATTACATCAGCTCTTGTGTCACCTTTCGGATGTGATACTGGAGGTTCCGAGGACACGCTCAGAGGGCAGAATTGCCTGCTGAAGCTGTGTGaatctgtcagtctgtcagaaTCGTTAATTGCTTCCAGTTCCTTGCAGAACCTGGTTACGGACTCAAATGTTTCTGCGGGTATCATCAATCAAATCATGCCAACGGCGATGGTGCCGTCTCAGAAAACAGAAACTTTGATACAGCTCAGTGAAACTACCACCCCTTTAAAACTTCCTTGCACTGTCAAAGACCTGTTGAGTACAGACAGGGATGCATGTTGGTTAACGACAAATTTTAAAGAACCAAGGACAATGGTACCAGCTCAAAGGCTTGAGGTTGACGGCCCATCGGGACAATTTACTGCTGCCAGTCCAGGTCAGGACCAGGCTGCAAACACAGACACCGATGAGAGAATCACCAGTAAAAGGGCTGCGTCTTCTCAAACTGATCTCAGTCTACTGACAAAGGACATCCATG AGTTTCTTGATGACTTCTACAGAATATATGGAAGTTTCATCCCATTACAAAAGAGAGATGTGTCGAGACATCTGGAGAGGAAGTTTAACACTGATTTCAGCGACAG GAAAAATGCCATCTTCTCGGAAGTTGCCAAATACCGAACTGCAATCGCTCAGAAGCCTGTTCCCTCCTACCAGGTGGTCTACAAGAAACACACATTGACGCTGGATGACTTGTCCACACTGGCAGATCAGAACTGGCTCAACGACCAG gtcATGAACATGTATGGAGAATTGATTATGGAATCTGCCCATCACAAG GTACATTTCCTCAACAGCTTCTTCCACAGGCAGCTCATGACTAAAGGATATGATGGTGTTAAGAGATGGACAAAGCAG GTGGATTTGTTTTCTAAATGTTTGCTTGTGGTGCCCATCCACCTGGAGGTTCACTGGTGTCTGGTGACAGCTGACATGGTCAAAAAGAAGATCTGCCTTTACGACTCTCAAGGGAACGCACTCCAAAAG AACATCCTGAAATACTTGTTGTCGGAAGCAAAAGAGAAGAAGCAAACAGATTTTGAAAGTGGTTGGGCGGTGTCGTTTGATGAG ATAATCCCACAACAGAGCAATGAAAATGACTGTGGAGTTTTTGTCTTGGAG TACTCGAGATGCCTTGCTCTGGCAAAACCTCTGCAGTTTTCACAGAAGGACATACCAAAGATACGCAAGAGAATCTACAAAGAGCTCTGTGACTGTAAGCTCCATGAAGAGGGCTGA
- the LOC114565549 gene encoding sentrin-specific protease 2 isoform X2: MLSCDPPSFNPINLSQMHRTQSHRSKAKYLKRKKGFLSSVKGVSHLSRRTKRRLCCKLQLWMWRKRREKCRFGLFRAKKRACGISPSPCLRVKTQSLKNESKVPVYHTNLENSVITSALVSPFGCDTGGSEDTLRGQNCLLKLCESVSLSESLIASSSLQNLVTDSNVSAGIINQIMPTAMVPSQKTETLIQLSETTTPLKLPCTVKDLLSTDRDACWLTTNFKEPRTMVPAQRLEVDGPSGQFTAASPGQDQAANTDTDERITSKRAASSQTDLSLLTKDIHEFLDDFYRIYGSFIPLQKRDVSRHLERKFNTDFSDRKNAIFSEVAKYRTAIAQKPVPSYQVVYKKHTLTLDDLSTLADQNWLNDQVMNMYGELIMESAHHKVHFLNSFFHRQLMTKGYDGVKRWTKQVDLFSKCLLVVPIHLEVHWCLVTADMVKKKICLYDSQGNALQKVARNILKYLLSEAKEKKQTDFESGWAVSFDEIIPQQSNENDCGVFVLEYSRCLALAKPLQFSQKDIPKIRKRIYKELCDSGLARE, encoded by the exons ATGCTCTCATGTGACCCTCCATCGTTCAATCCAATCAATCTCTCCCAGATGCACCGAACACAGAGCCACCGAAGCAAAGCAAAATACCTCAAGAGAAAAAAGGGATTCCTGTCTTCAGTCAAAGGAGTTTCTCATCTCTCCAGGCGAACCAAGAGACGCTTATGTTGTAAATTACAGCTTTGGATGTGGAGGAAGCGGAGGGAAAAATGCCGTTTTGGTTTATTCAGAGCAAAGAAAAGAGCTTGTGGGATCAGCCCCAGCCCCTGCCTCCGTGTAAAGACACAATCACTGAAAAATGAAAGCAAAGTCCCAGTTTATCACACAAACCTTGAAAATTCAGTCATTACATCAGCTCTTGTGTCACCTTTCGGATGTGATACTGGAGGTTCCGAGGACACGCTCAGAGGGCAGAATTGCCTGCTGAAGCTGTGTGaatctgtcagtctgtcagaaTCGTTAATTGCTTCCAGTTCCTTGCAGAACCTGGTTACGGACTCAAATGTTTCTGCGGGTATCATCAATCAAATCATGCCAACGGCGATGGTGCCGTCTCAGAAAACAGAAACTTTGATACAGCTCAGTGAAACTACCACCCCTTTAAAACTTCCTTGCACTGTCAAAGACCTGTTGAGTACAGACAGGGATGCATGTTGGTTAACGACAAATTTTAAAGAACCAAGGACAATGGTACCAGCTCAAAGGCTTGAGGTTGACGGCCCATCGGGACAATTTACTGCTGCCAGTCCAGGTCAGGACCAGGCTGCAAACACAGACACCGATGAGAGAATCACCAGTAAAAGGGCTGCGTCTTCTCAAACTGATCTCAGTCTACTGACAAAGGACATCCATG AGTTTCTTGATGACTTCTACAGAATATATGGAAGTTTCATCCCATTACAAAAGAGAGATGTGTCGAGACATCTGGAGAGGAAGTTTAACACTGATTTCAGCGACAG GAAAAATGCCATCTTCTCGGAAGTTGCCAAATACCGAACTGCAATCGCTCAGAAGCCTGTTCCCTCCTACCAGGTGGTCTACAAGAAACACACATTGACGCTGGATGACTTGTCCACACTGGCAGATCAGAACTGGCTCAACGACCAG gtcATGAACATGTATGGAGAATTGATTATGGAATCTGCCCATCACAAG GTACATTTCCTCAACAGCTTCTTCCACAGGCAGCTCATGACTAAAGGATATGATGGTGTTAAGAGATGGACAAAGCAG GTGGATTTGTTTTCTAAATGTTTGCTTGTGGTGCCCATCCACCTGGAGGTTCACTGGTGTCTGGTGACAGCTGACATGGTCAAAAAGAAGATCTGCCTTTACGACTCTCAAGGGAACGCACTCCAAAAGGTTGCAAGG AACATCCTGAAATACTTGTTGTCGGAAGCAAAAGAGAAGAAGCAAACAGATTTTGAAAGTGGTTGGGCGGTGTCGTTTGATGAG ATAATCCCACAACAGAGCAATGAAAATGACTGTGGAGTTTTTGTCTTGGAG TACTCGAGATGCCTTGCTCTGGCAAAACCTCTGCAGTTTTCACAGAAGGACATACCAAAGATACGCAAGAGAATCTACAAAGAGCTCTGTGACT CTGGATTAGCAAGAGAATAG
- the ahsg2 gene encoding alpha-2-HS-glycoprotein 2 produces the protein MSHTEMNPLGITLVLGLLAGVWAQINVVRPQCDSPEAEEAALVARDYLNTQHTHGYKYALNRIEDIKIHTKPDGDNTYMLEIELLETDCHVLDPTPLANCTVRPKILTAVEGDCDVVLKRVGGALTITAFKCKTEESTEDLCVGCPTLLPLNDTTALEFVQASLATFNNMTVNGTYTVMEVGRMSSQVVSGGPIYFAEYVVVEANCIDDACVPLNDTMAARGICTAKGLSTDHTVDCKMFLTLMPVVDNSTAAMPPAVHVHTGSLSPMHGLRHHKLTTLHDPHLSGLLSESAESAEVVPVAPTVVDAGVASAPAADPASPTAADPADAGSASDSSASAEVPVVVVKRDVSAPAIVDTVTQTDPIALVPVCPGRVRFF, from the exons atgtcccacacag AAATGAATCCCCTGGGCATTACTTTAGTTCTGGGACTACTGGCGGGGGTCTGGGCTCAGATCAATGTGGTACGACCTCAGTGCGACTCCCCTGAGGCAGAGGAGGCTGCTCTGGTGGCTCGGGATTACCTTAATACCCAGCACACTCATGGTTACAAGTATGCACTGAACAGGATTGAGGACATCAAGATCCATACTAAG ccTGATGGAGACAACACATACATGCTGGAAATTGAACTGCTGGAGACTGACTGTCATGTGTTGGATCCCACACCTCTTGCCAACTGCACAGTCAGGCCAAAAATATTGACG GCAGTAGAAGGTGACTGTGATGTGGTGCTAAAGAGGGTTGGTGGAGCTCTGACTATCACAGCATTTAAGTGTAAAACAGAAG AATCAACAGAGGACCTATGTGTGGGCTGTCCTACCCTCCTTCCCCTAAATGACACCACAGCACTGGAGTTTGTCCAAGCCTCTCTGGCAACTTTCAACAACATGACTGTGAATGGAACATACACTGTTATGGAGGTTGGAAGGATGTCATCACAG GTTGTGTCTGGTGGGCCAATCTATTTCGCAGAATATGTTGTAGTTGAGGCTAATTGCATTGATGATGCCTGCGTGCCCCTGAATGACACCATGGCC GCACGTGGTATTTGTACTGCCAAAGGTTTGAGCACTGATCACACAGTGGACTGCAAGATGTTTTTAACTCTG ATGCCTGTTGTAGATAACAGCACTGCAGCCATGCCTCCAGCAGTCCACGTACACACAGGCAGCCTGTCACCCATGCATGGTCTGAGGCACCACAAACTGACTACTCTGCATGACCCTCATCTCAGTGGCCTTTTGTCTGAATCAGCAGAGTCAGCTGAAGTTGTACCTGTAGCCCCCACAGTGGTTGATGCTGGTGTAGCTTCTGCACCTGCTGCCGATCCAGCATCACCAACTGCTGCTGATCCTGCTGACGCTGGATCGGCCTCAGATTCCTCAGCCAGTGCTGAGGTTCCCGTTGTTGTAGTGAAGAGAGATGTATCTGCCCCTGCAATTGTTGACACTGTGACTCAAACAGACCCCATTGCTCTTGTGCCAGTGTGCCCAGGAAGGGTCAGATTCTTCTAG
- the LOC114565549 gene encoding sentrin-specific protease 2 isoform X1 has translation MLSCDPPSFNPINLSQMHRTQSHRSKAKYLKRKKGFLSSVKGVSHLSRRTKRRLCCKLQLWMWRKRREKCRFGLFRAKKRACGISPSPCLRVKTQSLKNESKVPVYHTNLENSVITSALVSPFGCDTGGSEDTLRGQNCLLKLCESVSLSESLIASSSLQNLVTDSNVSAGIINQIMPTAMVPSQKTETLIQLSETTTPLKLPCTVKDLLSTDRDACWLTTNFKEPRTMVPAQRLEVDGPSGQFTAASPGQDQAANTDTDERITSKRAASSQTDLSLLTKDIHEFLDDFYRIYGSFIPLQKRDVSRHLERKFNTDFSDRKNAIFSEVAKYRTAIAQKPVPSYQVVYKKHTLTLDDLSTLADQNWLNDQVMNMYGELIMESAHHKVHFLNSFFHRQLMTKGYDGVKRWTKQVDLFSKCLLVVPIHLEVHWCLVTADMVKKKICLYDSQGNALQKVARNILKYLLSEAKEKKQTDFESGWAVSFDEIIPQQSNENDCGVFVLEYSRCLALAKPLQFSQKDIPKIRKRIYKELCDCKLHEEG, from the exons ATGCTCTCATGTGACCCTCCATCGTTCAATCCAATCAATCTCTCCCAGATGCACCGAACACAGAGCCACCGAAGCAAAGCAAAATACCTCAAGAGAAAAAAGGGATTCCTGTCTTCAGTCAAAGGAGTTTCTCATCTCTCCAGGCGAACCAAGAGACGCTTATGTTGTAAATTACAGCTTTGGATGTGGAGGAAGCGGAGGGAAAAATGCCGTTTTGGTTTATTCAGAGCAAAGAAAAGAGCTTGTGGGATCAGCCCCAGCCCCTGCCTCCGTGTAAAGACACAATCACTGAAAAATGAAAGCAAAGTCCCAGTTTATCACACAAACCTTGAAAATTCAGTCATTACATCAGCTCTTGTGTCACCTTTCGGATGTGATACTGGAGGTTCCGAGGACACGCTCAGAGGGCAGAATTGCCTGCTGAAGCTGTGTGaatctgtcagtctgtcagaaTCGTTAATTGCTTCCAGTTCCTTGCAGAACCTGGTTACGGACTCAAATGTTTCTGCGGGTATCATCAATCAAATCATGCCAACGGCGATGGTGCCGTCTCAGAAAACAGAAACTTTGATACAGCTCAGTGAAACTACCACCCCTTTAAAACTTCCTTGCACTGTCAAAGACCTGTTGAGTACAGACAGGGATGCATGTTGGTTAACGACAAATTTTAAAGAACCAAGGACAATGGTACCAGCTCAAAGGCTTGAGGTTGACGGCCCATCGGGACAATTTACTGCTGCCAGTCCAGGTCAGGACCAGGCTGCAAACACAGACACCGATGAGAGAATCACCAGTAAAAGGGCTGCGTCTTCTCAAACTGATCTCAGTCTACTGACAAAGGACATCCATG AGTTTCTTGATGACTTCTACAGAATATATGGAAGTTTCATCCCATTACAAAAGAGAGATGTGTCGAGACATCTGGAGAGGAAGTTTAACACTGATTTCAGCGACAG GAAAAATGCCATCTTCTCGGAAGTTGCCAAATACCGAACTGCAATCGCTCAGAAGCCTGTTCCCTCCTACCAGGTGGTCTACAAGAAACACACATTGACGCTGGATGACTTGTCCACACTGGCAGATCAGAACTGGCTCAACGACCAG gtcATGAACATGTATGGAGAATTGATTATGGAATCTGCCCATCACAAG GTACATTTCCTCAACAGCTTCTTCCACAGGCAGCTCATGACTAAAGGATATGATGGTGTTAAGAGATGGACAAAGCAG GTGGATTTGTTTTCTAAATGTTTGCTTGTGGTGCCCATCCACCTGGAGGTTCACTGGTGTCTGGTGACAGCTGACATGGTCAAAAAGAAGATCTGCCTTTACGACTCTCAAGGGAACGCACTCCAAAAGGTTGCAAGG AACATCCTGAAATACTTGTTGTCGGAAGCAAAAGAGAAGAAGCAAACAGATTTTGAAAGTGGTTGGGCGGTGTCGTTTGATGAG ATAATCCCACAACAGAGCAATGAAAATGACTGTGGAGTTTTTGTCTTGGAG TACTCGAGATGCCTTGCTCTGGCAAAACCTCTGCAGTTTTCACAGAAGGACATACCAAAGATACGCAAGAGAATCTACAAAGAGCTCTGTGACTGTAAGCTCCATGAAGAGGGCTGA